AAGATCGGAATCTCATAAAGAGAATTGAAAGTATTAAGCACGATAGTATCTAAAGCTATGCTATGGTTATTGATGAATCTCATAAAGAGAATTGAAAGGGCCACGTTTACCTGCTCGCTGTGCGCGTAAAGCGTGTCGGTGAATCTCATAAAGAGAATTGAAAGAAGTTCGTAGGCCTCGTGAAGGAGCTCGGTTACGAGGTGAGAATCTCATAAAGAGAATTGAAAGCTTGGCTTATCCTGCACTTTACATAGCGGTTTGATTCGAATCTCATAAAGAGAATTGAAAGAAGATAGATGAGGGAAAAGTCAAATCTTAGGGTTGGAGACGGTAGAATCTCATAAAGAGAATTGAAAGGTCATCACAGCCACGGTTAACCACCTATCTTCCGCTTAAGAACCTCGTAAAGAAGTTTCAGTTTATCATCGGTTTCAGCGAAACTTTACGTTAAGTGTAAAGAAATCCACATAAAACCTCATGCTTCTCCAGCTATCTGGATATTTCTCGCTTAGGCCTTAGGAGGGTTCTTAGGTGCCAGTTGTAGCTTTTACATCCATTAACGTGTAGCGGCCCTAAGGCGTAGAAGCCTTTTTGAACCGGTTTACTTTAAGGCGTTCATAGCCGAGCTTATCGAGGGCGTTGTAGCCTCTGAACTCATCCGTGTAGACTACGCATCCCTCCTTCAAGGATCCGGCCCGGGCTTAATGAAGCATTGGGGTTCTGTTCTCCCGTTGATGGCTACGACGCCTAAGTATACTGTATAAAAGCCGGTGGAGTACTATTTAGTCGTGGTTGAGGACGTGTCATGAGGGTTAAGAGGCAGTTTAGCCTAGTGGAGTCGTATTTTAGGGATTTCCTTAGGTTTAGGGGGCGGGGTGAATCCGTATACGCTGTGGAAAGGGTTGCTCAGCTACTTATTCAATCGATACTGGATACTGGCGCCATGATGGCCGTGGAGCTGGGGCTTAGGAAGCCGGAAAGCTATAAGGGGCTCGCGAGCCTAATTGCCGAGAAGCTTGGTTTAAGCGTTGAGGATGAAAGGTTTCTCTCAGGTTTAGCCGGTTTTAGAAACTTACTGGTTCACGGCTACGCGGAGGTTAATAGGGAGCTTGAGGAGGAGGCCTTTAAGGAGATTGAAGATAGGCTCGGCAAAATAGTGGAGGCTTTAAGGAAGTTTATAGATGGGTTGGGTGATCCTGGAAAGGGCTTAAACCAGCTCGGTGAAAGGCTTAGAGGGGTTTTTGAAAGGTATAAAGTGAGGTACGCCGTGCTTTTTGGGTCTATGGCTAGGGAGGGGGTGGGAAGGGATTTTGATATAGCTGTATCGATGGATGCGAAGAGCGCTTTAGAGCTGGGTGAGCTGCTAACGGATATGGCTGAGGCGTTAAGCGTTAAAGAGGAGCAAATCGACCTGGTTCACGTAGAGTCGGCCGGGCTGGGCATGCTGTACACGATACTGAATGAAGGCGTTCTAATATACGGTAACCCTGAGGAAGCTAAGGAACACCTCTACAAGAGGTACCTTGAACTTTTAGACCTCGCGTCGAGGAGTTACTGAAACGAGCTACGTAGCCTATGAACTTGCTGCAAAATTCCATCGCTCAAGCTGCCTAATTAACCATCCGCTGAGAGTTTCTAACCGAAAAAGAAATCATCGAGCTGATTAGAAGGGGAAGCGTTGAGAAAGGAAAACGCGATGTCCAAAGATGAGTGGAAAACTGAAGGAGGGTGGAGGGAGCTGGTAGAAGCCTTGAAGTGTTTAAGGCTGAAGCTAAGAATTTATCGATAGCCCTAAGCCTATTCTTCGCTACTGTAACGTTTCCTCCTCGCCGAATTGTTTACCGGCGCTTAATCGAATTACTTAAGGCGGTGGTTTACGCTTGGTCCTAACGGCTTTCATCGTAGAGTAGGAGTTAAGGGGTTGCCTTAGCGGAGTTATACGCCTTTGGCGGAGGCCTCCATTCCCAGCTCGAAGGCCTTGAGGTTGATTTTTAGGACTTCACCCTTAAAGCGTTCGCTTAAAACTTTTTTAATGGTCTCAGGCTTTATTGGAACTTCTCCGGTTCCTATTAGGGCTCCGAGGATTACTACGTTGGTGGCCAGCGTGGAGCCGGCTTTTTCGGCTAGGCTAACGGCGTCTAGGGCTATTAGCTTACCTGCCGCCTGCCTTATCTTATCCAGTATTTCGTTAACGTCGCCGTACTTACTTAACCCTAAGAATACTGATGGCGGTACTATGGGCCTCACGTTAACTACGGCGGTTCCACCCTTAGCCAGGTACCTAATATTCCTTAGGGCTTCGGAGGGCTCCATGCCTATGAGCACCGTGCCTTTACCCTCAGGAACCAAGGGTGAGAAAACATCGCTTCCAAGCCTTACCACCGTTATCACGGAGCCGCCGCGTTGAGCCATCCCGAGGATTTCGGAGCCTCTAACCTTTAACCCCTCAATTATGGCCGCTTCCCCAAGTATCTCGGATAATAGTATAGCGCCCTGCCCTCCAACCCCAGCTATTACTATGTTTACCTCCTTAACCTCCCCGCTCAAACCCTTTCCCCCTCAAAACAGCTCGGTATAGACATATAAGCTTACGTGGTTTCCGGTGGAAACCTAGCACGGATACTTTTAACCCCCTTAAGGTTTAGCGCGTAATATTATAAATCCCCGAAAAGGGGTGGTTAAGAGCTCCGTTTAACCTCTTCGGCTTT
This region of Candidatus Nezhaarchaeales archaeon genomic DNA includes:
- a CDS encoding HepT-like ribonuclease domain-containing protein, with the protein product MRVKRQFSLVESYFRDFLRFRGRGESVYAVERVAQLLIQSILDTGAMMAVELGLRKPESYKGLASLIAEKLGLSVEDERFLSGLAGFRNLLVHGYAEVNRELEEEAFKEIEDRLGKIVEALRKFIDGLGDPGKGLNQLGERLRGVFERYKVRYAVLFGSMAREGVGRDFDIAVSMDAKSALELGELLTDMAEALSVKEEQIDLVHVESAGLGMLYTILNEGVLIYGNPEEAKEHLYKRYLELLDLASRSY
- a CDS encoding indolepyruvate oxidoreductase subunit beta, whose translation is MSGEVKEVNIVIAGVGGQGAILLSEILGEAAIIEGLKVRGSEILGMAQRGGSVITVVRLGSDVFSPLVPEGKGTVLIGMEPSEALRNIRYLAKGGTAVVNVRPIVPPSVFLGLSKYGDVNEILDKIRQAAGKLIALDAVSLAEKAGSTLATNVVILGALIGTGEVPIKPETIKKVLSERFKGEVLKINLKAFELGMEASAKGV